The window ttattactccctctgtccgaAAAAAAttgtcctcctttcctttttagtctgtcccaaaaagatttttctttctatatttagaaacaatttaactttatgagatgatttacagccacacaaatatctaaggcttgttttggaccacacatttcaaaagtctttctttatttcttaaactttgtaccAAATCAAAAGAGGCCAAtcattttgggacggagggagtagatgTTTCTTGAGAATTGAACAAGTAATTCTTTAATATACGGGTATAGTTGGAAACAATTACTACTAATTAttgtcttgaattcctaaagcGCCAATTATTTTGGAACAATCTTTTTTTTTCCCTAAaacgacacttattttgggatggagggagtataccAATACTGGAGCATACACTCTCAAAATACCAATCAATACATTAATCCAAAACTAGTCTATTTTGACTGTATgaatcatctatatatatatatataagacaaatTCATTCATCATACATAAATAGTTAGACTAATTTTACCCAGACTTTTCCATAGTAAAAAGAAAACATCAAGGGAAATTGAAGATCACAAATGAATAATAATATACATGTGAATGAAGAAGTCAGAAACTGAAGgattacaaaaaataaaaataagaagcGAATGTAAATTGTAAGAAAGAAAAACCTCGGGATCCATATTATGTATGTAGTTAATACAAGTGAATGTTTGTAGCCAAAGTTGAAAACAATTCGATCAATTCTGTGTCAGTCATCCAGTAAATAATTGGGAAAAACTAACTTGTTGGGGAAGTAAAAAAAAGTTTAGCGGAGGATATCAGTTTTGAACaaatttcattttccttttataaATTTCCGAATTTTCGTAATTAAAATTTAAAGGCTCTTTCTTACTCCAACTTTGCTTTTATAATTAACCTGTATCTTTTATGATTGACATTTTAGTCCCTAGCGTGATTGCCATTACGCAATATGTTCTAATTAAATCACAATTTGAAACTCATTTAAATGTATAACAGAGAAGCATTACAGAATTGTTTTAAAATATACGTACCTTtattttttcataattaattttataatagTTGTATTGAAAATATGTTTAATGTTTTTATATTCTTCCATTTTTAATTGCGTAAATAAATTATGGAATATGATTTTGAGATGTTAAGTTTTTTCCACCTCACAACAGGATTATCCCCTTATAATTGCAAGTAGATTTGGCTGATGATACTTTTTCCTGGTTTGAATTCATCCATCATTTGTGAGTATTTCTGGCTGCTGTAATCATCCTCACCATCCAACAAGCTTGCTTGGAAATAGTCACTGAACCAATGAAACTCTTATGTAGTATGCAATGTATCCACCTTATTCAAAGTTTGTCATGCTTGTTTAACAGATCCCAACAGGTTTTTGCAATTGCAGCTTTCTCCAACAAGTGAAGATTTGTTAAGTTTAAACCCCATGTTGCCTTAGACATACAAACTCTAGACCAAGCTATCAGTGATTTTCTAGTAGTCTCATCTGCCTCAGACCAAATGTAGCTTCTACAATAGCCATCATTCAACTTAAGTACTTTAGATGGTATAATGAACAAGTAAGCCGAATAAGCTTGGATTGCAAAAAAGCAGTCTTCACTAATTGTCTGTCAGCATAAGGCCACAGGAGTAATTGTACTCTGGAAACTGATTATAGAGGTAGGATCAATCAGCAACCGTACCGGTGTTTCACGAATTTAGCAACAAATATGTGTGTTTTGTGTTTGTACTCTCAGAATAAACCAAATAGTTATGTCCCTTCCCTTCCCTAATCCCCTCCTGCAATACGAATGTTttttctaaataaatttatgTTACACTCGTATGCAGCTGGAACTAGGTTATCCTATATTAAGTGTGTGTTGGTATGACGcgaaaaaaaaatgggtttttttAATTAAAGAGTTGGTCATTTTTTTAACCAACTAGCATAGGACATTTTATCATATGGAGGTTGCTTCATTTAACTTTCGCTGTTTCCCAAGAGTCAATATGTGCATTAGTAGCAAACGGTAATTATAGGACAGAAGCTCCAAATATAGCCACCACATAAAATCACGCACAATTCACATACGATAAAATAAATTCACTCATCAGGACAGTGAAGGGATGATAAACAATTAATATATATTTGGAAAAAGTACACCACAGCCTCCTGCCTCTGCTCTGTGTTTGATCACCTTTCTTCCGACTGAATCGCAATTAACTGATAAATTAAGACTTCAATTAATACCTCTAAAGGTGCTTTGAGTGAATCTGCAGGAGAGACAAAATAGTAATACAAGACAAGAGTGTGCTTTCAGTAACCTTCTTCAAACTTATGCTTTAGGAGATTTTGAACGTTCATCAATTGTATTGCAGTGTGTGAGAAACTATGACACAAATTTGCAAGAGCCAGCTTCTTGTCATTCGAAGTGGTTCATGATTAACAGCATCTTTTTCATCATCGGAGAGCTAGCTATGATGTGTTCCAAACAATTCAGCTGCAACTAGTATTCTGTTTCTAGTACCCCATCAATGAGACCAAACTCCATGGCCTGCCAATAAAGCAATACAGAAAGAAAATGTTTGATTAATCAAATGGATTATTGTCTCGTGCCCAGCAAAAAAAGGCATTGAAGGAAATGAGATCAGATAAAATGGAACCACGAGAAATAACTACTTTAGAAATTGGTAACAAATTTTTGGGCCATTTAGAAACATTATAGCAAAGAGTAGCATCTAAAACACCAGCATACAAGTTATAGCCCGAGCAACATTACCTCAGAGACGGACAGAAAGCGATCCCTTTCAGTGTACTGTTGCACCTTCTCAATTGGTTGGCCAGTGAAGGCAGTGTACATCCTGTCGATTTTCTGCATAATCAAGTAGATATATCAACTCAATCATAAAGTCCTGGAAAATATACTACTACTTTCGTCCCAATGTATGTGATGGTCTTTGACAGGGAacggagtttaaaaaagaaagaattttGGAACTTGTGAACTAAAATATTCTATAGATATTTGTGTTGCTATAAATCATCTCAGTAACAATAAATGAAGTTTACAATTAAATTGTTTCTACAGATAGAAAGGTGTTGTTCTTTCTGAGACAAACAAAAAAACGAATTACCATCACATAAATTCGGATGGAGGTATTAACTACTCTGCTGGAGTTTTAGCTTAATTTTATAGGTGAATTACAATATCCTATTTTCCATAATCCCAACTTAACAGTCTTATATCCCTAGTCACAAGTCTGGTGTATCATATCATTCAAGTTCACAAGTCACATGCTCACTGTGAAGGGCCATGGATGTTTGCTTAAAATAACACCCTGAAGGTTGACACCAAAGTATAAAGATGAATTGAGAAATTTGGTGATTCATTCGAGCACACATGCATCCCAGTCAACGATCTTTTTTAATGGAAGAGCCAAGACACAAACCAgtaaaactgaaactgaagttTACATAGACACTTCTTTATGGTCATCATGATCCTATGCAGCTCTGCTGTGTCATATTCCAAAATTATACACATGCAAAAAGGAAGTCCGTGGAACTTCTGTGCTGACAAATTCCCAATCTAATCATCACTATACTTAATCGGGATGATTGTATATCAATGAGTTTGTGGTAGAGTACCACAAATACCAAGTGGACCTCCATCAACTTAGCTCTATGGGTCTATTAAACAAGTTCTCTATCTGTACGGTATACTACATATGGTTCGTCAAAATGTTTCAACAATACCTATCTTATGATTAATTTATTTAGTGCATATATTTCATTTGTATCTTACAATTTCCCTATGTATACTATGAGTCGTCAAAATTTTCTGAGTCATGTTAAAACTAGGAAGAGGTGTGTTGGTAACATTGCTGATGTAAATCTAAGCATTGCGGATATCAATCTAAAAGATGCATGATAAATTTATAAGAAAGACTTTcagtttatttttcattttttgtcaTTGTATACTTTGGTTGTACCATTACAACTTGATCTTGTGTACATTATCATATTAAAATTAGGTTGGTATCAAATCTTCAAGGGGGTTACATAAGGAACAGTTGATTATCGGCAACCATGATATTTCCTGTGTATACTTGGAGTCTTATCAGAATCTTTTTCATTGAAGTTTCTATACATACTCTACAAACGCTAAATTTGGTACATGATACACATCCTAATCTGAAAACTATGACATTAAGCTTAAAGTAGGAATTGGAAGTTTCCCTTACAAAAGAAGAATCTACTTCAACCGATTGAAAAACTCTCTAGTACTGAGCAAAAAAGATCCAGATAAGGAGAGCATTATTAAATTTGCAGATAAGGATAGCATTATTAAATTTGGAACTGAGCAAAAATAATCTTCTTTGATTTGAAACCCACTAGTAGATTGTCAGAACAGAAGGTTGAATAAGAAAAATTATTAACCTGGCGAGATTGAACCGCTTCGTTCACTTGGCGCCGCACATCCTCCACGTGACCCTAAAGCAGTAAGTGCAAGTAGgcttttaataaaaataaaaccAGTTCAAGTAGCTAAGAAGAAGCATCTTCATACAGTTTTAAACTAGCAGAAATGTTCTAATACATGTTTGAGTATATTGAGATAGAGAATAAGAATTTATCGGGAAAATGAAATCCCCTTTCATTATGCCTaacgtaaaaaaaaaataaaaaaatatatatatagcagaTTGGCATATACCAATAGTTTAGCAATATTGCACCGATACAAAGTTTAGCACAAATGTGCAATCAATTTTACAAAGTTTTTGTCAGAACTGTTTGAGAAATTTATATTAGGAAAAGAATGTAACAAAGAGCGATAATTAGAAGAAAATATAGAGACAAAATATAAGTTGAGGTAAGATTATAATTGTCTTTTGGGCACTCCAATTGCCCCTTTTTTTAGGAGAGAGGGTGTTTCTTAATATCTTTAAGCGGGGTGTTTGTTATATTGCCAAATcggagaaagagtagttgtaacTCACCCAATGTAACACATCTTAACTGAAACTCTCAGGAAAAGAGATGAGAACTTACTCCGCAACCACTTTGAGGTTGATGAATCATTATACGTGCATTTGGCATAGCATACCTCATGCCCTTTTCTCCACCGGCAAGAAGAAGTGCTCCTTGGCTTGCAGCAACTCCAAAACATACTGTCCCAACCTTAGGCTTTATCTGATAAAGAAATCATTGCTTGAAAGCGTTATTATCGTAAGAACCTAATGCCAAGCAGTAGAGCATATCTGCAATCGGAAGTTGTTCAAAGTTGATTAAACTGAATGATTATAGAAACTATAAAGTGGCATACTTACCCATGACATGCAGTCATATATTGCCAAGACAGAGTACGTGCTTCCACCAGGACAGTTGAGATAGATCTGATATTGTGAAACATGGATGTAACGGTAAACAATACCTTTACATACAACTTGATGAAAACAATTCTAGCTATACAGTTATGGCAAAGCAAAGCAGTACCAAAATATCTGCGTTTTCATCTATAGTTGCAAGGGTCACAAGTTGTGATATAACTCTCTGAGCAACTGCGGAGTTGATTGGTTGTCCAATGAAGATAATTCGATTCCTGAATAACACTGTCGAAAGGTCCAACGGGCCCCCTGGTGTCATCACGGCGGGCATGACAGGTGGATTGCCCCCCTTTTTTGCTTCGATCACACCATAGCTGTTCCCATGAATTTCAAAACGGCAGCTGTTATATTTTCTAGGTGAAATGTTTCGATCAATGATTTGGTCAATGTGTGTGAACATTGACCAAGTGAATTTTCACAGCACCACCCAGTAAACGAGAGACATTCACAATGCAATATTTCTGCTTGCTAATTCAGGCTGGCCGACCATCTTTTTTCCATGCACATTTTGGTCTATGCTAGTGTCTTATTAATTTATTGTATAATATGGAATTATATATTTTGGATCAATTGTTTCAACACTTCCCTACGAGAAATTGTTGTCTTTTGACCTATTTAAATCCAGATGTCTGAGACCTAGCAAGCACCACAACATTATTAAAGCGGGTATGAAATTTTGTTCTCTTCGACATACTCTCAGTTTCTAACAACATACCAACACATCAATGCCATCAAAGTGAAAGTGAAGCTACTCATAATTAATTCAAAAACTATATTTCTAGCGAGTATTGAAGGAAGAACAAAAGGAATTATCAGTTTAGGAAAACATCAGTAAGCACATCTCAAGAGCAAGGGAAAATTATCTTTCTAAATTCTAGAACGAAGAACGTCTGTTGGAAGATCTGACTACCAAAGTGCAGAGAACGTCTCTTTATTCTTATTTTCTTACAAAACTACATCACTGCTGCATCTAGTAGTATATTTTACCAAATTATGAACTTATAAAGCAATATGATATGAGCAAAATGATATCAAGTACACACGAGTTTGAGCACAAAAGTTACTGATAAAAAACGTCTGACTACTAATGCATGCTGTATAAGGATTGAAGATAAACCTTGAATTGGTAAGAGCATCAGATTCGTGCTCATTGAGCTTTAATGGGGTCCTCAGATTCTTGCTTGAAAATCCTAGAAATTGAATCAGAAAGATTCATGAAATATTCCAGTTCAAGATAATTAAGTAGCTAACTAAGTAATTAAGTAACTAAATTCTGTTGCTAATCCAAAACCTACTTACCAATAGCTGATGAATCAGAATATGGACTTCGGAGAACAGAAACTATATGTTTCCTTAAACTTCTGCGTAAAAGGAATTAGTATTAATACCTACTCAAGATCAAGAAAAACCAAAAATAACACATGTAAAGTAGGAGCAAAAAGATGATATAAATTTCTCCGACAGTCttacttttcatgattttccaGAAACAGTTCTTTAGATATTACTGTATAATCTTTTACACTGACATTTACTGTACATTCTAATGTAGTTTGTAAATAattattcccaaaaaaaaaaaaaaaaaaaaaagttgaagaaATATTCACACTGAAAATCCAAATACCGACTTTCCTACTCTAAACTCCGGTCACTCTTTTTGCAGACAACCAAtaatttcactttatttgaaaatcagggTATCATGAAAGTTCCAaattcaacttgaagttgtatttcaaatttgaaaaacaGCTTATAATCTGTTTTCCAACTCACTTTTTTCCCTTTTGAAGTATATTTAAGTACATTCAAGCATAAACATTATTCCAAATTTTgtttgcaaaaagtataaccaaacacaactccatcttcaactccaactccattaattttaaataaagtgaaaaatattttgagatgatggtcaaaaacacatctgAAGTATCATTTTTTCCACGAGTTCCATACCTGAACCATCGCcaatatttatcaaaacacacctcaaagCTGACTAGACCAATGTGTTTGAATACATAGGCCAAAAGGCGCGTGACAACTTAATTTGCCCATAAAATTTCGTCTACACGGCAGCTGACTCATTAATTTCGAGGTGtgtttgataaatagttggtgatagttcaggtagggaACTCGCAAAACAGTGATACTTAAGGTGCCTTTTTTACCATTATCTCAAAATATTTGGAATcaatggccaaacgcctacttaatatcTAAAAACACGTGTACAATAGAATCGGAAAAAAGTAAAATTCAACTAAGAGAGGTACAATGTAAAAGCAAGTGTATAAATTACCTAGTAGATGAAAAAAGAGACGAAGAAGAGGTTTGGAGCCGTAAAGAGACGTTTGTTATAACTGAAGCTCCGGTAATGGCTGACGTCACCATTTTGATGCTCCGGCGAGGGTTCGGTGACTAAAGGGAGAGTGTTCTGGTGAAACGGGATAAGAGGTCGGGATAACCCGAGCAGATGTTGGGTCTTTATTGGGCTTATAGTGTGTCAGTTTCAATTGGGCTACTGGCTTTATGGTCCAAAgccaacatttttttttgtgcggagtggCTTTCAAGtccactggtctttaatttttggccctcacaTTGTTGGTCTTTAAGAgccgggcaattcgcagaattgcccttcttttggagtggtctttaaattttgcccttcggctaaaacccatgggttccaggttcgaaaccccactcagtcaaaaattttaaaaaaaatcgcaagacagagtttaaatttcgctatgcccccaccggcatacacttgttaagaaattaccaaagttatgtcgtaCCCGGCATACTTTTGCCTTATGggtagacttggcataagtatgccggatccgacataactttggtaattccttcacaagtttatgccgggtccagcatacttatgggcaaacttttaatgggtaaacttttagttaagccttaactaaaagtcttttcctagttatgccttatgggacagacttttagttaaggaaaagttataagaaaaagtctatgtcttaaggaaaagctatgccttatggggcatacttttagttatgccttatttaaaagtctgtcccataaggcataactaggaaaagacttttagttaaggcttaactaaaagtttgctcataagtatgctggacccggcataaacttgtgaaggaattatcaaagttatgtcggatccggcatacttatgccaagtctacccataaggcacaactaaaagtatgccccataagacataactagggaaagacttttagttaaggcttaactaaaagtttgcccataaatATGTCGGactcggcataaacttgttaaggaattaccaaagttatgccggacccggcatacttatgccaagtctgcccataatgcatgagtatgtcgggtccggcataactttggtaattccttaataagtgtatgtcgggtccggcatacacacgacccaaaccttgccttgcatttttttttttaatttatgcttgagcgggggttcgaacccagaacctcataatttctgcgtgaacgctcagggttgcaacgcgaagggcaaaaattaaagaccaccccaaaagaagggtaatccgtgcaaaaaaatgttaaGAGCCCGtctggcttagcttataagttgcagcttttttgagtgtttggctagccagcttataagccattttgtgcttaaaataagcccaaaaaaataggttggcccgtttggcttagctcaaaaaagtagcttataagctgttttttttaagcctatccaaacatgctctaatttttgtccttcgcctaaaactcCTAGGCTATGGGTTCGaaaccccgctcagtcaaaaattttaaaaaaattcgccaAGTAGAACTTGGATTCGCACGGCATAGTTTTACCTGCGAAAATCTACCTGAAGCAGGCAAAATTCTCCCTGCaggcctaactttggcccgaTAGGCCTAAGTTTTCTATAAAACTCTTCCTTTGCAATATTTTTTTAACTGAGTCAGAGTTCGAACCCCAAACATCATGGTATTaggcaaaggacaaaaattaaagaccaccaatttgagcgaaaaaaatttaaagaccaccccaaaataagtgttaggcgaagggcaaaaattaaagaccaccaatttgagggacaaaaattaaagaccaccctaaaataagggcattcctatgAAAGGCCCCCACTTTCATAGCAAAAATTGTGCGGATTGTTCTTCATAACAGCTAGTCTTTAATTTGCGCTCAGAGCAGTCACATTCACCAACACGTTGTTGACTGCTCCTTTCTCACTCCAGCCCTTGCATCCAATTACTTATAGAAATTAGGTACCCAAACCAGCTTAGGTCCTAAGTAGTGACAGAATGGATGAACTAGATGTCTCTTCACCCATGCAGGTAACAAGCTCTTCTTTGTTCGAGGACCAGGTCCCTGCGTCTTGGTTTGCTTTCAACATCCTCTCTGTTTCTCTGTGCAGACTAAGCTTTTACTTTACTCAAGTCTTTATAATGACCAACATGATCATAATGAGTCCAACGCCTGTTTTTAGATCCAGAGATACATTTTTCCTCCTTGTCATTCTCATCCTCAGATTCATCTAAAGAGTCTTCCCAAACAGCTAAAGCTTTCTTGACCAAGGTGTCAGCTTCCATTTTTGAGTTGACCTTGTCCTCAGGGACCTGGTACCTCTTTTCCTTCTTTGACATTTCTGCTGCTGCTTCCTAACATTGACGAGCCTTCAATGATATGCATCATTTCAAACTCATCTCTACTTGAGTCACTTTTCTCTTCTGATTTGacatatttcttcttcttcttcttcttcttcttcttcttcttcttcttcttgcttcttgttttcttcattttttctttttagcTCATAAATCTCGAGGTCATTGATTAGCTCATCAAGTGTCAGTTCTTCCAAATTCATGGATTCAAGGATAGTGCAAGCTTTCACTTCCCATGAAATTAGCAGCGCCCACAGCAGTTTGTGAACTAAGAGATGCTCCTTAATAACTTTATCAAGGGAATGAAGTTCTTCAATGATGGAAGAGAATCTAGTGCACATATCATGAACAGATTCACTTTCCTTCATTTTGAAGAAATCATACCACAAGCGTATCAATTCTAAGTTGCTTTGTTCTATAAGATCCTTCATAGACATTCTTGAGAGCATCCCATA is drawn from Lycium barbarum isolate Lr01 chromosome 8, ASM1917538v2, whole genome shotgun sequence and contains these coding sequences:
- the LOC132606559 gene encoding ATP-dependent Clp protease proteolytic subunit 6, chloroplastic isoform X1, with the translated sequence MVTSAITGASVITNVSLRLQTSSSSLFSSTRSLRKHIVSVLRSPYSDSSAIGFSSKNLRTPLKLNEHESDALTNSSYGVIEAKKGGNPPVMPAVMTPGGPLDLSTVLFRNRIIFIGQPINSAVAQRVISQLVTLATIDENADILIYLNCPGGSTYSVLAIYDCMSWIKPKVGTVCFGVAASQGALLLAGGEKGMRYAMPNARIMIHQPQSGCGGHVEDVRRQVNEAVQSRQKIDRMYTAFTGQPIEKVQQYTERDRFLSVSEAMEFGLIDGVLETEY
- the LOC132606559 gene encoding ATP-dependent Clp protease proteolytic subunit 6, chloroplastic isoform X2, with product MVTSAITGASVITNVSLRLQTSSSSLFSSTSLRKHIVSVLRSPYSDSSAIGFSSKNLRTPLKLNEHESDALTNSSYGVIEAKKGGNPPVMPAVMTPGGPLDLSTVLFRNRIIFIGQPINSAVAQRVISQLVTLATIDENADILIYLNCPGGSTYSVLAIYDCMSWIKPKVGTVCFGVAASQGALLLAGGEKGMRYAMPNARIMIHQPQSGCGGHVEDVRRQVNEAVQSRQKIDRMYTAFTGQPIEKVQQYTERDRFLSVSEAMEFGLIDGVLETEY